The following proteins come from a genomic window of Solwaraspora sp. WMMA2065:
- a CDS encoding DUF6492 family protein, producing MTELAVVTPSFGPDFELCAALHRSVLAHSPASVRHHIIVPRADLPRFGALRGDRTVLHDEAEFLPSSVRSLPGTKYSVNLRRPFPPLRGWILQQVIKLSAAARIPADVVVLVDSDIEFVRPFSAATFRRDDVVRFYRQPDEVDQRLPRHVRWHEVARALLGLPAQPPPYPDYVSSLLAWDPQIVRGLLQRIESVTGRRWVDVVGAQLHFSEWTLYGVYVDEVLGGRAATGYAATGSRCHAYWDEVPLDESSVARFVAGIGPDDVAVMISAKSRTPLELRRAAITALTG from the coding sequence TTGACGGAGCTTGCCGTGGTCACCCCGAGCTTCGGCCCGGATTTCGAGTTGTGCGCCGCGTTGCACCGCTCGGTGCTGGCCCACTCACCCGCCTCGGTGCGGCATCACATCATCGTGCCCCGGGCGGACCTGCCCCGCTTCGGCGCGCTGCGGGGCGACCGCACGGTGCTGCACGACGAGGCCGAGTTCCTGCCGTCGTCGGTCCGGTCGCTGCCGGGGACGAAGTACTCGGTGAACCTGCGCCGGCCGTTCCCGCCGCTACGCGGCTGGATCCTGCAACAGGTGATCAAGTTGTCGGCGGCGGCCCGGATCCCGGCGGACGTCGTGGTGCTGGTCGACTCGGACATCGAGTTCGTCCGGCCGTTCTCCGCAGCGACCTTCCGCCGCGACGACGTCGTACGGTTCTACCGCCAACCGGACGAGGTCGACCAGCGGCTGCCCCGACATGTCCGGTGGCACGAGGTGGCCCGCGCGTTGCTGGGGTTGCCGGCGCAGCCGCCGCCCTACCCGGACTATGTCTCGTCCCTGCTGGCCTGGGATCCGCAGATCGTCCGAGGGCTGCTGCAGCGGATCGAGTCGGTCACCGGGCGGCGGTGGGTCGATGTCGTCGGCGCACAACTGCACTTCTCCGAGTGGACGCTGTACGGCGTCTACGTCGACGAGGTGCTCGGTGGCCGGGCGGCGACCGGGTACGCCGCGACTGGCAGCCGGTGCCACGCGTACTGGGACGAGGTGCCGCTCGACGAGTCGTCGGTGGCCCGTTTCGTCGCCGGGATCGGCCCGGACGACGTTGCCGTGATGATCTCGGCGAAGTCGCGGACGCCCTTGGAACTTCGCCGGGCGGCGATCACCGCGCTGACCGGCTGA
- a CDS encoding glycosyltransferase: MINRLADQAKGLVQSRMTAAEINRRQVPTFRTTDVQTGTPTVYYLAPDNPRPSGGVRVIYRHVDLLNDMGVRAYVMHKDPAFRCTWFANQTPVVAAASACLGPTDILVVPEWYGPGLTAIPTGPRLVVFNQRAYDTFDHIPYPDTRPGAPYADLPGMTALLAVSHDNVELLSHAFPDIPVRLTRNVVDPDVFAFGSWPRRRRIAYVGHRRADERDQLLHILRSRRVLDGWEVTRIAGRTEQQTAEIMRDCAIFLSFSDREGFGMPPAEAMSCGAYVVGYPGLAGREFFDPAHCAPVPDGDLLAFARAVEQACATWATQPEELARRAGAASAAVRDRYTVAGLRHDLTAFYRPLLTTGSPPADHGLTTA; this comes from the coding sequence GTGATCAACCGACTCGCGGACCAGGCCAAGGGCCTGGTCCAGTCCCGTATGACGGCGGCAGAGATCAACCGGCGGCAGGTTCCAACCTTCCGGACCACCGACGTACAAACCGGCACACCGACCGTTTACTACCTCGCGCCGGACAACCCGCGGCCCAGCGGCGGGGTACGGGTCATCTATCGCCATGTGGACCTGCTCAACGACATGGGCGTCCGGGCGTACGTCATGCACAAGGACCCGGCGTTCCGCTGCACCTGGTTCGCCAACCAGACACCCGTCGTCGCGGCCGCGAGCGCCTGCCTCGGCCCGACCGACATCCTCGTCGTCCCCGAGTGGTACGGACCCGGTCTGACCGCGATCCCGACCGGGCCACGCCTCGTGGTGTTCAACCAACGGGCGTACGACACCTTCGACCACATCCCGTACCCGGACACCCGCCCCGGTGCGCCCTACGCCGACCTACCCGGTATGACCGCGCTGCTGGCCGTCTCGCATGACAACGTCGAGCTGCTCAGCCATGCCTTCCCCGACATTCCGGTGCGGTTGACGCGCAACGTGGTCGACCCCGACGTGTTCGCTTTCGGCAGTTGGCCCAGGCGACGACGCATCGCGTACGTCGGGCACCGGCGGGCCGACGAACGCGACCAGTTGCTGCACATACTGCGGTCCCGCCGGGTGCTGGACGGCTGGGAGGTCACCCGGATCGCCGGACGCACCGAGCAACAGACCGCGGAGATCATGCGTGACTGCGCCATCTTCCTGAGCTTCAGCGACCGCGAGGGGTTCGGTATGCCACCCGCCGAGGCGATGTCCTGCGGCGCGTACGTGGTCGGCTATCCGGGCCTGGCCGGTCGCGAGTTCTTCGATCCGGCCCACTGTGCGCCGGTGCCCGACGGAGACCTGTTGGCCTTCGCCCGCGCCGTCGAACAGGCCTGCGCCACCTGGGCCACCCAGCCGGAGGAACTGGCCAGACGGGCGGGTGCCGCCTCGGCTGCGGTGCGGGACCGCTACACCGTCGCCGGCCTACGTCACGACCTCACCGCCTTCTACCGCCCGCTGCTCACCACCGGCTCACCACCGGCTGACCACGGGCTGACCACGGCCTGA
- a CDS encoding glycosyltransferase family 2 protein has product MSMSARRALLPRTRVPAPVPAGDPARTPRVSVIIPSYNYGRFLPSSVGSALAQQGVEIEVVVVDDCSTDDTRQVLATLRANEPRLVVVHNETNHGPCVAFNDGLAVATGEFVVRLDADDLLTPGALARAVRLFDKFPEVGLVYGHPVHFHGEVPTEFRSEATGWTIWSGEEWIAQRCRLGVNCITTPEAVVRASVYAEVGPWDSRMRYACDMEAWMRVAAVSDVGHVDGADQAWHREHAASVSVTAASGRRTDLIERRTAFDVLFGGPGGSLPRARELHDLARRALATEALESACHAYDRRLTDHEPVDWYVEFARETYPAAEQLPHWAGLQRRRAIGPRFAPLVPGFAASVVGRRLRNDARYRTWSRYGV; this is encoded by the coding sequence ATGTCAATGTCAGCTCGCCGGGCGCTGCTGCCCCGCACCCGGGTCCCGGCACCCGTCCCAGCCGGCGACCCGGCCCGTACCCCCCGGGTCTCGGTGATCATCCCGAGCTACAACTACGGGCGGTTCCTGCCGTCGAGCGTTGGCAGCGCCCTAGCCCAGCAGGGCGTCGAGATCGAGGTCGTCGTCGTGGACGACTGCTCCACCGACGACACCCGGCAGGTGCTGGCCACGCTCCGGGCCAATGAACCCCGGTTGGTCGTGGTGCACAACGAGACCAACCACGGCCCGTGTGTGGCGTTCAACGACGGGCTGGCGGTGGCCACGGGGGAGTTCGTTGTCCGGCTCGACGCGGACGACCTGCTGACCCCGGGGGCACTGGCCCGCGCGGTGCGGCTGTTTGACAAGTTCCCCGAGGTCGGTCTGGTGTACGGCCACCCGGTGCACTTCCATGGTGAGGTGCCGACCGAGTTCCGTTCGGAGGCCACGGGTTGGACGATCTGGTCCGGCGAGGAGTGGATCGCCCAGCGGTGCCGGTTGGGCGTCAACTGCATCACCACTCCCGAGGCCGTGGTCCGGGCCAGCGTCTACGCCGAGGTCGGCCCGTGGGACAGCCGGATGCGGTACGCCTGCGACATGGAGGCCTGGATGCGGGTGGCAGCGGTCTCCGACGTCGGCCACGTCGACGGTGCCGATCAGGCCTGGCACCGGGAACACGCGGCCAGCGTCAGCGTCACCGCAGCGTCCGGGCGGCGGACCGACCTTATCGAGCGGCGGACCGCCTTCGACGTGCTGTTCGGCGGTCCCGGTGGCAGCTTGCCCCGGGCCCGGGAGCTGCACGACCTGGCCCGTCGGGCGCTGGCCACCGAGGCTCTCGAATCGGCGTGTCATGCCTACGACCGGCGACTGACCGACCATGAACCGGTCGATTGGTACGTGGAGTTCGCCCGGGAGACGTATCCGGCGGCAGAGCAGCTACCGCACTGGGCGGGGCTGCAGCGGCGTCGGGCGATCGGTCCACGGTTCGCCCCGCTGGTGCCGGGTTTCGCCGCCAGCGTGGTCGGGCGCCGACTGCGCAACGATGCCCGCTACCGCACCTGGAGCCGGTACGGCGTCTGA
- a CDS encoding lipopolysaccharide biosynthesis protein, translating to MTADAAAPAPLGARVKRALAWSTLNSIALRIGSLGVGVLLARLLAPEEFGVFAVALTVQTIVMSLADLGMSADIIRHGVQGRAGTVTTISLLTSLGLAGAMSLAAGPVSAAMDSPQATPVVQVMSLTLVLSGLSVVPYAVMQREFRQRAQLGLDGASLVVSTTVTVALVLLGFGAMSLAISRVVAQSMVTVMQFVLTRSRPTFGFDPAVARSLIRFGVPLAGANVLSWVVMNVGHLTVGATAGTVMLGLYTLAFNISTWPMSALGVAIRAVALPAFATVTDPRRKAAGFVSAAALTWTVALLVGVLLSGLASVVVPLLYGQRWSMAADALAGLAFFGAFRVLFDLVATFLIAVGASRALFVAQVVWLAALFPAVIFGVRWYGLVGAGVGHALVCALLILPMYAVALRRHGVRLRALAGALVLPLVVAVPAVALGLLVVRTVPGALWQLLAGGAVMTVAFAGPLLPWLRQRLRDLKAAGQSAESGPADQSAEHGPAAPAQPGPPPPEPPAPTTPLATAVRP from the coding sequence GTGACAGCTGACGCAGCGGCACCGGCCCCGCTCGGTGCCCGGGTCAAGCGCGCCCTCGCGTGGAGCACCCTGAACAGCATCGCCCTGCGGATCGGCAGCCTCGGTGTCGGCGTCCTGCTGGCCCGGCTGCTCGCCCCGGAGGAGTTCGGCGTCTTCGCGGTCGCGTTGACCGTGCAGACCATCGTGATGTCCCTGGCCGACCTCGGGATGAGCGCGGACATCATCCGGCACGGGGTGCAGGGCCGCGCCGGCACCGTCACTACCATCTCGTTGCTGACCAGCCTGGGCCTGGCCGGTGCGATGTCGCTGGCGGCCGGGCCGGTGTCGGCGGCGATGGACAGCCCGCAGGCCACCCCGGTGGTGCAGGTGATGTCGTTGACGCTGGTGCTCAGCGGCCTGTCGGTGGTGCCGTACGCGGTCATGCAGCGGGAGTTCCGCCAACGTGCCCAGCTCGGCCTCGACGGTGCCAGCCTGGTGGTGAGCACCACCGTCACGGTCGCCCTGGTGCTGCTCGGTTTCGGAGCGATGTCGCTGGCGATCTCCCGGGTGGTGGCCCAGTCGATGGTCACCGTGATGCAGTTCGTCCTGACCCGGTCCCGGCCGACGTTCGGGTTCGACCCGGCGGTGGCCCGCAGCCTGATCCGGTTCGGCGTGCCGTTGGCTGGCGCCAACGTACTGTCCTGGGTGGTGATGAACGTCGGTCACCTGACCGTCGGGGCCACCGCAGGAACGGTGATGCTCGGCCTCTACACCCTGGCGTTCAACATTTCCACCTGGCCGATGAGCGCCCTCGGGGTGGCGATCCGGGCGGTGGCACTGCCGGCCTTCGCCACCGTGACCGACCCCCGGCGTAAGGCCGCCGGATTCGTCTCGGCCGCCGCGTTGACCTGGACCGTCGCGCTGCTCGTCGGCGTACTGCTGTCCGGGTTGGCCAGTGTCGTGGTGCCGTTGCTGTACGGCCAACGCTGGTCGATGGCGGCCGACGCGCTGGCCGGTCTGGCCTTCTTCGGGGCGTTCCGGGTGCTGTTCGACCTGGTGGCGACCTTCCTGATCGCGGTCGGTGCGAGCCGGGCATTGTTCGTCGCCCAGGTGGTCTGGCTGGCCGCGCTCTTCCCCGCGGTGATCTTCGGCGTGCGCTGGTACGGCCTGGTCGGTGCCGGCGTCGGGCATGCGCTGGTCTGCGCGTTGCTCATCCTGCCGATGTACGCGGTCGCGCTGCGTCGCCACGGGGTCCGGCTGCGGGCGTTGGCCGGTGCGCTGGTGCTGCCGCTGGTCGTGGCGGTGCCTGCGGTGGCGCTCGGCCTGCTGGTGGTGCGTACCGTGCCGGGCGCGCTGTGGCAGTTGCTGGCCGGCGGTGCCGTGATGACCGTGGCGTTCGCCGGGCCGTTGCTGCCCTGGCTGCGGCAGCGGTTGCGGGATCTGAAGGCGGCCGGCCAGTCGGCTGAGTCTGGACCGGCCGACCAGTCGGCGGAGCACGGGCCGGCCGCCCCGGCGCAGCCCGGTCCGCCACCTCCGGAGCCACCTGCCCCGACGACGCCGCTCGCCACGGCTGTCCGACCCTGA
- a CDS encoding glycosyltransferase → MRILTCLHTMEIGGSQINAIEIAATVAKLGHEVIIYGPDGELRSMVDEWGLEFVQAPPKGEAPSPRNVAAIAAVVRHRRIDLVHAYEWAPSLEAAYGAYLRQGVPLVVTVLSMEVPAWVPRHLPLIVGTEQIAAQERPHRTEVHVIEPPIDTDANAPVADPGPARRALGIAADEIAVVSVSRLAAALKLEGLLAATRAMVGIDPALRMRLLIVGDGEARAEIQQTADKANAERGAEVVTLTGAMLDPHDAYAAADIVIGMGSSALRAMAFAKPVVVQGEQGFWLPLTPQTLPVFLDQGFYGLGDGTDGTDRVAAALTELGTADPRQRAELGEFGRRTVVERFSLQAAGRRQTDIYARAVQQRLNLPRRAGAMAHPTAHLLNFKASLARQRFAAGRTGAGSGSDS, encoded by the coding sequence GTGCGTATCCTCACTTGCCTGCACACGATGGAGATCGGCGGAAGCCAGATCAACGCCATCGAGATCGCGGCGACCGTGGCCAAACTCGGGCACGAGGTGATCATCTACGGTCCGGACGGCGAGCTGCGGAGCATGGTCGACGAGTGGGGCCTGGAGTTCGTCCAGGCCCCACCGAAGGGCGAGGCGCCGTCACCGCGCAACGTCGCCGCCATCGCCGCCGTGGTCCGGCACCGCCGCATCGACCTGGTCCACGCCTACGAGTGGGCGCCCAGCCTGGAGGCAGCCTACGGCGCGTACCTGCGCCAGGGGGTGCCGCTCGTGGTCACCGTGCTCTCCATGGAGGTCCCGGCCTGGGTGCCCCGGCACCTGCCGCTGATCGTCGGCACCGAGCAGATCGCCGCCCAGGAACGCCCGCACCGGACCGAGGTGCACGTCATCGAACCGCCTATCGACACCGACGCCAACGCCCCGGTCGCCGATCCCGGGCCGGCCCGGCGTGCCCTCGGCATCGCCGCCGACGAGATCGCCGTGGTGTCGGTTTCCCGGTTGGCGGCGGCACTCAAACTCGAAGGACTGCTCGCCGCGACCCGGGCGATGGTCGGCATCGACCCGGCGCTGCGGATGCGGCTGCTGATCGTCGGTGACGGCGAGGCCCGCGCCGAGATCCAGCAGACGGCCGACAAGGCCAACGCCGAGCGGGGCGCAGAGGTGGTCACCCTCACCGGCGCGATGCTCGACCCGCACGACGCGTACGCCGCCGCCGACATCGTCATCGGCATGGGGTCGTCGGCGTTGCGCGCGATGGCCTTCGCCAAGCCCGTCGTCGTGCAGGGCGAGCAGGGGTTCTGGCTGCCGCTCACCCCGCAGACCCTGCCGGTCTTTCTCGATCAGGGGTTCTACGGCCTCGGCGACGGCACCGACGGCACCGACCGGGTCGCCGCCGCGCTCACCGAACTCGGCACCGCCGACCCCCGGCAGCGGGCCGAGCTGGGCGAGTTCGGCCGCCGTACCGTCGTCGAACGGTTCAGCCTGCAGGCCGCCGGCCGGCGGCAGACGGACATCTACGCCCGCGCGGTGCAGCAACGGCTGAACCTGCCGCGCCGGGCCGGAGCCATGGCACATCCGACCGCCCATCTGCTGAACTTCAAGGCGAGCCTGGCCCGGCAGCGGTTCGCCGCCGGCCGGACCGGGGCCGGGAGCGGCAGTGACAGCTGA